A stretch of the Buchananella sp. 14KM1171 genome encodes the following:
- a CDS encoding DNA glycosylase AlkZ-like family protein codes for MASSPAARPAATSVEGFKSAKPGAGSVGAAAQLPPEASLLRIVAQGLVPATAGADPVEAVAKLLAVQGQQASAIPHALLARTQGTSKAEVEGAFGPTGLVRSWPMRGTVHVTTAADHHWLRETLRHRDTYVRNHLKNLGLPPRFMERAADVALAVIANGAARREDLNAAWLEAGLLPQSGGQEADDGQVLRRVVFIALHLEGVLVQAQRSSGEHLVIDARGLPGAHTGVGGSGGVAAGQAGHAQALAEVARRYAAGHGPVTAVDLARWSALPLRQCAQALDDAFAAASQGDLPLARVRVENGKLVEFTPRSAAELNQAHYLRADLPDLLAQHREEANRTLFLGAFDELHVGYKDRTCLTDEAGERLICPAKNGVFAPLVVDRGRVVAVRPSAGLKWAGGAAASARVEKDADRAIKQMLARLG; via the coding sequence ATGGCGAGCTCCCCGGCGGCCCGCCCGGCCGCAACCAGCGTAGAGGGCTTCAAGAGCGCCAAGCCCGGAGCGGGCTCGGTCGGGGCGGCGGCGCAACTGCCGCCGGAGGCCAGCCTGCTGCGGATCGTGGCGCAGGGGCTGGTGCCCGCTACTGCCGGAGCCGACCCGGTGGAGGCGGTAGCCAAGTTGTTGGCGGTCCAGGGCCAGCAGGCGAGCGCAATCCCGCATGCCCTCCTGGCGCGCACCCAGGGCACGAGTAAGGCCGAGGTGGAGGGCGCATTCGGGCCCACCGGGCTGGTGCGTTCCTGGCCGATGCGAGGCACCGTGCACGTCACGACTGCGGCGGACCACCACTGGTTGCGCGAGACCCTGCGCCACCGCGACACCTACGTGCGCAATCACCTGAAGAACCTGGGCCTGCCGCCGAGATTCATGGAGCGGGCGGCCGACGTCGCCCTCGCGGTGATCGCTAACGGCGCCGCCCGGCGTGAGGACCTCAACGCCGCCTGGCTGGAGGCAGGATTGCTGCCGCAGTCGGGCGGGCAGGAGGCGGACGATGGGCAGGTCCTGCGCCGGGTGGTCTTTATTGCCCTGCATTTGGAGGGGGTCTTGGTGCAAGCCCAGCGCAGCAGCGGTGAGCACCTGGTAATCGACGCGCGCGGCCTGCCGGGCGCGCACACCGGCGTGGGAGGCAGCGGGGGAGTGGCCGCAGGCCAGGCCGGTCACGCCCAGGCCCTGGCCGAGGTGGCCCGGCGCTACGCGGCGGGCCACGGCCCGGTGACCGCAGTCGACCTGGCCCGTTGGAGCGCACTGCCGCTGCGGCAGTGCGCCCAGGCTTTGGATGACGCCTTTGCCGCAGCCAGCCAAGGCGACCTCCCGTTGGCGCGAGTCCGCGTGGAGAACGGCAAACTGGTGGAGTTCACGCCGCGCAGCGCCGCCGAGCTGAACCAAGCCCACTACCTGCGCGCGGACCTGCCCGACCTGCTGGCCCAGCACCGCGAGGAGGCCAACCGCACCCTCTTCCTGGGCGCCTTCGACGAGCTGCACGTGGGCTACAAGGACCGCACCTGCCTCACGGACGAGGCCGGCGAGCGCCTGATCTGCCCGGCCAAGAACGGCGTATTCGCCCCGCTGGTGGTGGACCGTGGCCGCGTGGTGGCGGTGCGACCGTCGGCCGGCCTGAAGTGGGCGGGCGGGGCGGCAGCGTCGGCCAGGGTAGAAAAGGACGCCGACCGCGCGATCAAGCAGATGCTGGCGCGCCTGGGCTGA
- the nucS gene encoding endonuclease NucS — protein sequence MRVVFADCSVTYSGRLDARLPRALRVLMLKADGSVLVHADGGSYKPLNWMSPPCNFSEAEPEPDAAAEGATQVWKVAAAKADDVLTITIYNVVADVEEALGVDPGLEKDGVEAHLQELLAEQVELIGQGVSLVRREYPTAIGPVDLLVRNPEGGHVAVEVKRRGEIDGVEQLTRYLELLNRDPLLAPVTGVFAAQVIKPQARVLAADRGIGCLLLDYAAMRGVDDSDSRLF from the coding sequence GTGCGTGTTGTGTTTGCTGACTGCTCCGTGACCTACTCCGGCCGCCTGGATGCCCGCCTGCCCAGGGCGTTGCGGGTACTGATGTTGAAGGCCGATGGTTCGGTGCTGGTTCACGCCGACGGCGGCTCGTACAAGCCGCTGAACTGGATGAGCCCGCCGTGCAACTTCAGCGAGGCCGAGCCGGAGCCGGACGCGGCGGCCGAGGGGGCCACGCAGGTGTGGAAGGTGGCCGCAGCCAAGGCGGACGACGTCTTGACCATCACCATCTACAACGTGGTGGCTGACGTCGAGGAGGCCCTGGGCGTGGACCCGGGCCTGGAGAAGGACGGCGTGGAGGCCCACCTGCAGGAGCTCCTGGCGGAGCAGGTGGAGCTGATCGGCCAGGGCGTGAGCCTGGTGCGCCGCGAGTACCCGACCGCGATCGGTCCGGTGGACCTGCTGGTGCGCAACCCGGAGGGCGGCCACGTGGCTGTGGAGGTCAAGCGGCGCGGCGAGATCGACGGGGTGGAGCAGCTCACCCGCTACCTGGAGCTGCTCAACCGCGACCCGCTGTTGGCCCCCGTCACCGGCGTGTTCGCCGCCCAGGTGATCAAGCCGCAGGCACGCGTGCTGGCCGCAGACCGGGGCATCGGCTGCCTGCTGCTGGACTACGCCGCCATGCGCGGGGTGGACGACTCCGACTCGCGGCTCTTTTGA
- a CDS encoding F0F1 ATP synthase subunit gamma — MGGKQRIYKQRIRSTQTLKKVFRAMELIAASRIGKARNRAQSASPYDAALTEAIGLLSAHADFDHPLTQDPSERADNKRVAVLVVAADRGMAGSYSATVLREAERLIASLVDEGREPVIYVAGRRAAAYFRFRGREVERIWSGNSDSPTEEDMHEIAQVLYERFIAKPDDGGVAEVHMVYTRFVSMVSQVPQVRRMLPLQVVDADYDGVPDAEQRTPLYEFEPSANEVLDALLPIYVRSRIRNALLQSAASELAARQQAMHTATDNAEDLIRDYTRLANSARQAEITQEISEIVSGADALAAS; from the coding sequence ATGGGCGGAAAGCAGCGAATCTACAAGCAGCGGATCCGCTCCACCCAGACCCTGAAGAAGGTGTTCCGTGCGATGGAGCTGATCGCGGCCTCGCGTATCGGCAAGGCGCGCAACCGCGCCCAGAGCGCGAGCCCGTACGACGCTGCCCTCACCGAGGCCATCGGCCTGCTCTCCGCGCACGCGGACTTCGACCACCCCCTCACCCAGGACCCGAGCGAGCGTGCCGACAACAAGCGCGTCGCCGTGCTCGTGGTCGCGGCCGACCGCGGCATGGCGGGCTCCTACTCGGCCACCGTGCTGCGCGAGGCCGAGCGCCTGATCGCCTCGCTCGTGGACGAGGGGCGCGAGCCCGTCATCTACGTGGCCGGCCGCCGCGCCGCCGCCTACTTCCGCTTCCGCGGGCGCGAGGTGGAGCGCATCTGGTCCGGCAACAGCGACAGCCCCACCGAAGAGGACATGCACGAGATCGCGCAGGTGCTCTACGAGCGGTTCATCGCCAAGCCCGACGACGGTGGCGTGGCAGAAGTCCACATGGTCTACACGCGCTTCGTCTCCATGGTCTCCCAGGTCCCGCAGGTGCGGCGCATGCTGCCCCTGCAGGTGGTGGACGCCGACTACGACGGCGTGCCCGACGCAGAGCAGCGCACCCCGCTCTACGAATTCGAGCCTTCCGCCAACGAGGTCCTGGACGCGCTGCTGCCCATCTACGTGCGCTCCCGCATCCGCAACGCCCTGCTGCAGTCGGCCGCCTCCGAGCTCGCCGCCCGCCAGCAGGCCATGCACACCGCCACGGACAACGCCGAAGACTTGATCCGTGACTACACCCGACTTGCCAACTCGGCTCGCCAGGCCGAGATTACCCAGGAAATCAGCGAGATCGTGTCGGGGGCAGACGCCCTCGCGGCGAGCTGA
- a CDS encoding F0F1 ATP synthase subunit epsilon: protein MALKVNIVARTHDVWEGEAQSVVVPALSGELGILPGRQPILAALASGEVRVTDTAGATHTFHVDGGFANVDRDIITVLADYAKLG, encoded by the coding sequence GTGGCGCTCAAGGTAAACATCGTGGCCCGCACGCACGACGTGTGGGAAGGCGAAGCGCAGTCTGTGGTGGTGCCCGCTCTCTCTGGAGAGCTGGGCATCCTCCCCGGCCGCCAACCGATCCTGGCCGCCCTGGCCAGCGGCGAGGTGCGCGTGACCGACACCGCCGGTGCCACCCACACCTTCCACGTAGACGGCGGCTTCGCCAACGTCGACCGTGACATCATCACCGTGTTAGCCGACTACGCCAAGCTGGGCTAA
- a CDS encoding alpha/beta fold hydrolase: MEPTYLATCRLGNPGGLPLVLLHGFPVDGHMWDLLLPELAARGVEDVLVVDGPGWGGSAHLVGPGGHGPVEGLEGYADAVAATLRALGIERAAVAGLSMGGYVAMALAERHPELVAALALLDTKSTLDAPQARAGRLDMAERALTEGAGVVAPMAGAVLAPATLGGGDVLEAYRAMAGASSGQAIAWAQRAMAARPDRTDALRTLARAATPGLVLRGEHDVPCSPADAEHMAAALGCRVVTVAGAGHFPPMENPAATAQALAELVRQAAR, translated from the coding sequence GTGGAACCGACCTACCTAGCCACCTGCCGCCTCGGCAATCCCGGCGGGCTGCCGCTGGTGCTGCTGCACGGCTTCCCCGTGGACGGACACATGTGGGACCTGCTCTTGCCGGAGCTCGCCGCTCGTGGGGTGGAGGATGTTTTGGTGGTGGACGGTCCCGGCTGGGGCGGCAGCGCCCACCTGGTGGGTCCCGGCGGGCACGGCCCGGTGGAGGGCCTGGAGGGCTACGCGGACGCCGTGGCCGCCACGCTGCGCGCCCTGGGGATAGAGCGAGCCGCCGTGGCGGGCCTCTCCATGGGCGGCTACGTGGCGATGGCGTTGGCAGAGCGCCACCCCGAACTGGTGGCCGCGCTCGCCCTGCTGGACACCAAGTCCACGCTCGACGCGCCGCAGGCGCGCGCCGGCCGCCTGGACATGGCCGAGCGCGCCCTCACCGAGGGGGCCGGAGTGGTTGCCCCCATGGCCGGCGCCGTGCTTGCCCCGGCCACCCTGGGCGGGGGAGACGTGCTGGAGGCATACCGGGCGATGGCCGGCGCCAGCAGCGGGCAGGCCATCGCCTGGGCCCAGCGCGCCATGGCGGCCCGCCCCGACCGCACCGACGCGCTGCGCACCCTGGCGCGGGCCGCCACCCCCGGCCTGGTACTGCGCGGGGAGCACGACGTGCCCTGCAGCCCCGCCGACGCCGAACACATGGCCGCCGCCCTGGGCTGCCGGGTGGTCACCGTCGCCGGGGCCGGCCACTTCCCGCCCATGGAGAACCCCGCCGCCACCGCGCAGGCCCTGGCGGAACTGGTGCGCCAAGCCGCCCGGTAG
- the atpD gene encoding F0F1 ATP synthase subunit beta: MANGRIARVIGPVVDIEFPPGQIPEMYNALTTQLDLSSQGEGEAAGPVALTLEVAQHLGHNLVRAISLKPTDGLVRGAEVVDTGAPITVPVGDVTRGKVFNVTGDVLNLPEGEKLEVTERWSIHRQPPSFDQLESKTQMFETGIKVIDLLTPYVQGGKIGLFGGAGVGKTVLIQEMIQRVAQDHGGVSVFAGVGERTREGNDLIHEMEEAGVFDKTALVFGQMDEPPGTRLRVALSALTMAEYFRDVKEQDVLLFIDNIFRFTQAGSEVSTLLGRMPSAVGYQPNLADEMGQLQERITSAGGHSITSLQAIYVPADDYTDPAPATTFAHLDATTELSRAIASRGLYPAVDPLASTSRILDPRFVGQTHYEVATRVKSILQKNKELQDIIAILGVDELSEEDKLAVARARRIEQFLSQNTYMAEKFTGVPGSTVPLDETIEAFRRIADGEYDHVAEQAFFNIGGIEDLERNWKKLQAEA, translated from the coding sequence ATGGCTAACGGACGCATTGCCCGAGTCATCGGCCCGGTGGTTGACATCGAGTTCCCGCCCGGGCAGATCCCGGAAATGTACAACGCCCTGACCACCCAGCTGGACCTGAGCAGCCAGGGCGAGGGGGAGGCCGCCGGCCCCGTCGCCCTCACCCTGGAGGTGGCCCAGCACCTGGGCCACAACCTGGTGCGCGCCATCTCGCTGAAGCCCACCGACGGCCTGGTCCGTGGCGCCGAGGTGGTTGACACCGGCGCCCCGATCACCGTCCCGGTTGGCGACGTCACCCGTGGCAAGGTCTTCAACGTCACCGGTGACGTGCTCAACCTGCCCGAGGGCGAGAAGCTCGAGGTCACCGAGCGGTGGTCCATCCACCGCCAGCCCCCGTCGTTCGACCAGCTGGAGTCCAAGACCCAGATGTTCGAGACCGGCATCAAGGTCATCGACCTGCTCACCCCCTACGTGCAGGGTGGCAAGATCGGCCTGTTCGGCGGCGCCGGCGTGGGCAAGACCGTGCTCATCCAGGAGATGATCCAGCGCGTGGCGCAGGACCACGGCGGTGTGTCCGTGTTCGCCGGCGTCGGCGAGCGCACCCGTGAGGGCAACGACCTGATCCACGAGATGGAGGAGGCCGGCGTCTTCGACAAGACCGCGCTGGTCTTTGGCCAGATGGACGAGCCGCCGGGCACGCGTCTGCGCGTGGCCCTGTCCGCCCTGACGATGGCGGAGTACTTCCGCGACGTGAAGGAGCAGGACGTGCTGCTCTTCATCGACAACATCTTCCGCTTCACCCAGGCCGGTTCCGAGGTCTCCACCCTGCTGGGCCGCATGCCCTCCGCCGTGGGCTACCAGCCCAACCTGGCCGACGAGATGGGCCAGCTGCAGGAGCGCATCACCTCCGCCGGCGGCCACTCCATCACGTCGCTGCAGGCCATCTACGTGCCCGCCGACGACTACACCGACCCGGCCCCGGCCACCACCTTCGCGCACCTGGACGCCACCACCGAGCTCTCCCGCGCGATCGCCTCCCGCGGTCTGTACCCGGCAGTGGACCCGCTGGCCTCCACCTCCCGCATCCTGGACCCCCGCTTCGTGGGCCAGACGCACTACGAGGTCGCCACCCGCGTGAAGTCCATCCTGCAGAAGAACAAGGAACTGCAGGACATCATCGCCATCCTCGGTGTGGACGAGCTGAGCGAAGAGGACAAGCTGGCAGTGGCCCGCGCCCGCCGCATCGAGCAGTTCCTCTCCCAGAACACCTACATGGCAGAGAAGTTCACCGGCGTGCCGGGCTCCACCGTGCCGCTGGACGAGACCATCGAGGCCTTCCGCCGCATCGCGGACGGCGAGTACGACCACGTGGCCGAGCAGGCCTTCTTCAACATCGGCGGCATCGAGGACCTCGAGCGCAACTGGAAGAAGCTGCAGGCGGAGGCCTGA
- a CDS encoding N-acetylglucosamine-6-phosphate deacetylase → MEQITGALRGRVVLTDEILADGVVAWEGDKLTYVGPAAQAPAGLADAAKAVDGYVLPGLVDVHCHGGGSASFPDAQTREDVLTAVMAHRSQGTTTLVASTVTAAPDTLRERTALLADLCDEGELAGIHWEGPFVSEVRCGAQDPKLIQEPNPELTRELIQIARGYGMTMTIAPEKPNVVGAGGVSEALIEGGALPSFGHTDAGPDETRKALDDAVEILARTENRRSPLCTVTHLFNGMTPLHHRTPSPIAEFLASAVRDRCVVELVADGTHLSPAVVRNVFEIVGRDNVVLITDAMAAAGMPDGAYRLGSQEVTVADGVARLTHGGSIAGGTARLMDVVRTTYKGGVSLVDTVYSATLVGARIIGIEDQVGSLEAGKFADVVVVTEDIHPVEVYRRGALVA, encoded by the coding sequence ATGGAGCAGATCACTGGCGCTCTGCGCGGGCGCGTTGTACTAACCGATGAAATCCTGGCCGACGGCGTGGTGGCGTGGGAGGGCGACAAGCTCACCTACGTTGGTCCCGCCGCGCAGGCCCCGGCGGGCTTGGCAGATGCCGCCAAGGCGGTAGACGGGTACGTGCTGCCCGGCCTGGTGGACGTGCACTGCCACGGCGGCGGCTCCGCCTCCTTCCCCGACGCCCAGACCCGCGAGGACGTGCTGACCGCCGTCATGGCCCACCGCTCCCAGGGCACCACCACCCTGGTGGCCTCCACCGTCACCGCCGCCCCGGACACGCTGCGCGAGCGCACCGCCCTGCTGGCGGACCTGTGCGACGAGGGCGAGCTGGCCGGCATCCACTGGGAGGGCCCCTTCGTCAGCGAGGTGCGCTGCGGCGCCCAGGACCCCAAGCTGATCCAGGAGCCCAACCCGGAGCTGACCCGCGAGCTGATCCAGATCGCGCGCGGCTACGGCATGACCATGACCATCGCCCCGGAGAAGCCGAACGTGGTGGGCGCCGGCGGCGTCAGCGAGGCGCTGATCGAGGGCGGCGCCCTGCCGTCCTTCGGGCACACCGACGCCGGGCCGGACGAGACCCGCAAGGCCCTGGACGACGCCGTGGAGATCCTGGCGCGCACCGAGAACCGCCGCTCCCCGCTGTGCACCGTCACCCACCTGTTCAACGGCATGACCCCGCTGCACCACCGCACCCCCAGCCCGATCGCCGAGTTCCTGGCCTCCGCCGTGCGCGACCGCTGCGTGGTGGAGCTGGTGGCCGACGGCACCCACCTGTCCCCGGCCGTGGTGCGCAACGTGTTCGAGATCGTGGGCCGCGACAACGTAGTGCTCATCACCGACGCGATGGCCGCGGCCGGCATGCCCGACGGCGCCTACCGCCTGGGCTCCCAGGAGGTCACCGTGGCGGACGGCGTGGCCCGCCTCACCCACGGCGGCTCCATCGCGGGCGGCACCGCGCGCCTCATGGACGTGGTGCGCACCACGTACAAGGGCGGCGTCAGCCTGGTGGACACCGTCTACAGCGCCACCCTGGTGGGCGCCCGCATCATCGGCATCGAGGACCAGGTGGGCTCCCTGGAGGCCGGCAAGTTCGCCGACGTCGTGGTGGTCACCGAGGACATCCACCCTGTCGAGGTCTACCGCCGCGGCGCGCTGGTGGCCTAG
- the atpA gene encoding F0F1 ATP synthase subunit alpha: MAELKIRPEEIRAALDSFINSYEPAKAAADEVGHVTLSADGIAQIEGLPGAMANELLRFEDGTLGLAMNLDVREIGAVVLGDFSGIEEGQEVHRTGEVLSVPVGDAYLGRVVDPLGNPIDGLGAIESEGRRALELQAPGVMMRKSVHEPLQTGLKAIDSMIPIGRGQRQLIIGDRQTGKTAIAIDTILNQKANWDSGDPQKQVRCIYVAIGQKGSTIAAVRGALEEAGALEYTTIVASPASDPAGFKYLAPYTGSAIGQHWMYQGKHVLIIFDDLSKQAEAYRAVSLLLRRPPGREAYPGDVFYLHSRLLERCAKLSDELGGGSMTGLPVIETKANDVSAYIPTNVISITDGQIFLQSDLFNANQRPAVDVGISVSRVGGAAQIKAMKQVAGTLKLTLAQYFSMAAFAMFASDLDAVTRRQLARGERLMQLLRQPQYTPYPVEEQVASIWAGTNGYLDKIEVEDVLKFEEQFLDHLRAHTGVLKEIAATGKLEKATEEELRAAAELFVDQFTGVASAEAGEADEDGPQAEYDTEQVVRRKQA; encoded by the coding sequence ATGGCTGAGCTGAAGATCCGCCCCGAAGAGATTCGCGCGGCACTGGACAGCTTCATCAACTCCTACGAGCCCGCCAAGGCGGCCGCGGACGAGGTGGGGCACGTGACGCTTTCCGCCGACGGCATCGCCCAGATTGAGGGCCTGCCCGGCGCCATGGCAAACGAGCTGCTGCGCTTCGAGGACGGCACGCTTGGCCTGGCCATGAACCTGGACGTGCGCGAGATCGGCGCCGTGGTCCTGGGTGACTTCAGCGGCATCGAGGAGGGCCAGGAGGTGCACCGCACCGGCGAGGTTCTCTCCGTGCCGGTTGGCGACGCCTACCTGGGCCGCGTGGTTGACCCGCTCGGCAACCCCATCGACGGCCTGGGCGCCATCGAGTCCGAGGGCCGCCGCGCCCTGGAGCTGCAGGCTCCCGGCGTGATGATGCGCAAGAGCGTCCACGAGCCCCTCCAGACCGGCCTGAAGGCGATCGACTCCATGATCCCGATCGGTCGCGGCCAGCGTCAGCTCATCATCGGTGACCGTCAGACCGGCAAGACCGCCATCGCGATCGACACCATCCTGAACCAGAAGGCCAACTGGGACAGCGGCGACCCGCAGAAGCAGGTGCGCTGCATCTACGTCGCCATCGGCCAGAAGGGCTCCACCATCGCCGCCGTGCGCGGCGCCCTGGAGGAGGCCGGCGCCCTGGAGTACACCACGATCGTGGCCTCCCCGGCGTCCGACCCGGCCGGCTTCAAGTACCTGGCCCCCTACACCGGCTCCGCGATCGGCCAGCACTGGATGTACCAGGGCAAGCACGTCCTGATCATCTTCGACGACCTGTCCAAGCAGGCCGAGGCCTACCGCGCCGTCTCCCTGCTGCTGCGCCGCCCGCCGGGCCGCGAGGCCTACCCGGGTGACGTGTTCTACCTGCACTCCCGCCTGCTGGAGCGCTGCGCCAAGCTGAGCGACGAGCTGGGCGGCGGCTCGATGACCGGCCTGCCGGTCATCGAGACCAAGGCGAACGACGTCTCCGCCTACATCCCCACCAACGTCATCTCCATCACGGACGGCCAGATCTTCCTGCAGTCCGACCTCTTCAACGCCAACCAGCGCCCCGCCGTGGACGTGGGTATCTCCGTCTCCCGAGTCGGTGGCGCCGCCCAGATCAAGGCGATGAAGCAGGTGGCCGGTACGCTCAAGCTGACCCTGGCCCAGTACTTCTCCATGGCGGCCTTCGCCATGTTCGCCTCCGACCTGGACGCGGTCACCCGTCGTCAGCTGGCCCGAGGCGAGCGCCTGATGCAGCTGCTGCGCCAGCCGCAGTACACCCCCTACCCGGTCGAGGAGCAGGTTGCCTCCATCTGGGCCGGCACCAACGGCTACCTCGACAAGATCGAGGTGGAGGACGTGCTGAAGTTCGAGGAGCAGTTCCTGGACCACCTGCGCGCCCACACCGGCGTGCTCAAGGAGATCGCCGCCACCGGCAAGCTGGAAAAGGCCACCGAGGAGGAGCTGCGCGCCGCAGCCGAGCTCTTCGTGGACCAGTTCACCGGCGTCGCGAGCGCCGAGGCAGGGGAGGCCGACGAGGACGGCCCGCAGGCCGAGTACGACACCGAGCAGGTCGTTCGCCGGAAGCAGGCCTGA
- a CDS encoding tetratricopeptide repeat protein translates to MSGRGVDLSELAATARAKAQGQGGEPGVLGAGSAVTGAAPGGAGAGTAQNRAGSSDEAGRIPAPLEVELTPANLAEMVELSAQVPVVVAITARTDPGAARNVSVLGELCKEADGAFQLAVADVETNPQVAQAFGVTSYPYTLAVLGGRPVPLYEGVAEYEQLRALLEQLIALATQQGITGKVTGAPPPKPVPPLHLEAQAAIEAGDLGKAIKCYEKALLENPRDHEAQAALSQVRLMQRLEESSHQDTAQVLEDPLARADQLLAAGHAAAALDLLLDRVAASSEEDKEAARARLVEMFHALGATPEVSAARRRLASLIM, encoded by the coding sequence GTGAGTGGACGCGGAGTAGACCTTTCAGAGCTGGCGGCAACGGCCCGCGCTAAGGCGCAGGGCCAGGGCGGCGAGCCGGGGGTGCTCGGCGCCGGCTCGGCAGTTACCGGTGCCGCCCCGGGCGGCGCAGGCGCAGGCACGGCACAGAATCGCGCAGGTAGCTCCGACGAGGCGGGGCGAATCCCCGCCCCGCTGGAGGTGGAACTGACGCCGGCGAACCTGGCCGAGATGGTGGAGCTGAGCGCTCAGGTCCCCGTGGTGGTGGCGATCACGGCCCGCACGGACCCGGGTGCCGCCCGCAACGTCTCCGTGCTGGGGGAGCTGTGCAAGGAAGCGGACGGCGCCTTCCAGCTGGCGGTGGCCGACGTCGAGACGAACCCGCAGGTAGCGCAGGCCTTCGGCGTGACCAGCTACCCCTACACGCTGGCCGTGCTGGGCGGGCGCCCGGTGCCGCTTTACGAGGGAGTGGCCGAGTACGAGCAGCTGCGCGCGCTGCTGGAGCAGCTGATCGCGCTGGCGACCCAGCAGGGCATCACCGGCAAGGTGACCGGTGCGCCGCCGCCCAAGCCCGTGCCGCCGCTCCACCTGGAGGCACAGGCCGCGATCGAGGCCGGCGACCTGGGCAAGGCGATCAAGTGCTACGAGAAGGCCCTGCTGGAGAATCCCCGGGACCACGAGGCGCAGGCCGCGCTCTCCCAGGTGCGGCTGATGCAGCGCCTGGAGGAGTCCAGCCACCAGGACACGGCCCAGGTCCTGGAGGACCCGCTGGCGCGGGCCGACCAGCTCCTGGCGGCCGGGCATGCCGCAGCCGCCCTGGACCTGCTGCTGGACCGCGTGGCGGCAAGCAGCGAGGAGGACAAGGAGGCCGCTCGCGCCCGCCTGGTGGAGATGTTCCACGCCCTGGGCGCCACCCCGGAGGTGAGTGCGGCGCGCCGGAGGCTGGCCAGCCTGATCATGTAG